The Schistocerca piceifrons isolate TAMUIC-IGC-003096 chromosome 11, iqSchPice1.1, whole genome shotgun sequence genome includes the window GTATGATAATTGAAGTCGAATATGTTTACTAATTACTTTTGTCTCCTCACAGTACACAGCTTACTAACAGCTTTGTTCTGGTTTTTCCTCAAATTATAGCAAGAAGACATCATCCATTCAGGAGAATTATAACCGACCTCCTCTCAGCTCATCTGAACACAGCCATCACGTCGGTATCCCACCGGTAAATGGTCAGAGGAAGCTGGAACGTCAAAATTTGTCTCCGTCTGTAGTAGACTTTAAGACTGATTTTGGGGACAAGTTGGATTGCAATCCAGAAGTATTTCTCAGAGATGCGCCGCCTCTCAAGCCACTCATTGCGAGGGCCATCGTGCAGTCTCCGTACAGGTGAGTCTCATTTGTTTAGTTTGAGTAGTGGAAGATTCTCACCCTAATGTACAGTGTGTTCCGTAAGTTGCTATGGACTGGACTACAGACTACGCATGTAGATTATGTTGGAAGTTTGAAACAGAGATGGCAGAACACATGTTGGGACAAccgtattttctttttttcccgTAGATACACTattgtttttttaatttgtatttgttcTACTGTTGCGTGATATTTAACTGTTGAATGCAATATGTAGTGGttagatgtgaaatgtgtttttaacGTATTGTGCTTTCAACTGAGGAATGTATTTTTTATTGTTGCATGCATGTTTCAGTATTAGGTGCCAGACAAACTGGCAGATCACCTAAAGTAAACAAACAGAAGTTGTTGGATACTTCCGGCTCCATGCAGCAGAGTCCAGCAAAATTGTTGTGCAGTTTGTCACAAGAGAAAGATATTGGGCTTGCAGTTGTGCACAAACTGGTTAGGCAAACATTGAAACTTTCCACATATAAAGTGACAGCAGTGCAAGTGTTGAAAGATGCGGATCATGAAAAGTGAATTCATTACAGCGAATGGTTATATCATTTATGAAGAGGAATACCATTGATATTCTTGATGTCACGTCCTATAAAGGTGAGGCCCGGTTACACATGTTTGGTCATGATAACACACAAAGCACACGATTATGTTCAAGGGAAAACCCTCGTGCTGCCATTGTGTGATTGGAAAATTAAAGTATGGGTAATAATATTCAGATAGTGCAGTATTGAACCTTTATTTTTTGAAAAACTGTGAACAGTGAATGGTAGTGTTCGATGAGTCACAGTTTCATCAGTCAGCTAAAGACAAACAAAATCAACCACTCATGGTTTTAACAATATGGTGCAACTATGCTCACAGCTAAGAACACTGTGTGTCTTCTGGAAGAATTTCTGGGGAAATTTATCCTCTCAAAACACCTATGGTCCACTCACATGCCAGCCATAACTCCACCAGACGTTTTTCTTTTGGGAGCAGCAAAATCTGTAGTGTATTGTAATCACCCACACATGTGTTGCATTGTGATCGCCCGCACGTGTGGTGCGGCGCGCCGTGACCGCCCGAACGTGCTTTGTGACacaaaaactgaatgaaattaAGTTGGTTCCGACCTGTCCAGCCACCTGTGGACTTTATTTCCAACATGTGTCGTAACTGAGCACAACTTTCCCAACACCTAGTGTAATAAAGTTACAGGGGTGGAATTACTTTAACTTTATAGAACCTGCCATCACTGGAGTAGGTTGCAAAGTGGGATTCAGTTTCTCTAGGAAATCA containing:
- the LOC124720339 gene encoding uncharacterized protein LOC124720339 codes for the protein MVSCSAYGCANRSGKSAVSFHSKKTSSIQENYNRPPLSSSEHSHHVGIPPVNGQRKLERQNLSPSVVDFKTDFGDKLDCNPEVFLRDAPPLKPLIARAIVQSPYSFMLGDN